Genomic window (Gelria sp. Kuro-4):
CTATGATCTTAGCGACGTTCCCCCATCTCAAACCAGTTTCCTCCTTCTCTCCCTCTCTGCCTAACCGGGGAAAGGAAATACTAACCTTACCTATTATAGCCACCGCCCGGAAGGCTTGTCAACCAATTGCTTGTGGAGTGCCTGCCAGCCATTTCCTGTCCACCCGTCTTCCTAGTGTACGTGTCCCTGTCTATGTACATCAGATAGACATCGTAGTTCTGACCGTAGAACCGCCGGCGGTTCCTGAGCACCGCCTCTTTCTTAAAACCGCAGCGCAGGTAACAGCGAATGGCGCGCCGGTTGTAATGGTAGACGCGCAGGTAAACCCGCTTTAGTTTAAGCTCGTTGAAGGCGATGGCCAAAACAGCTTCGATCGCTCGACCGCCTAGCCCTTGCCCGCGGAACCCCGGATCACCGATGCAGATCTTAAGTTCCGCTTCCTTGGTCCGCCAGGTGATCTGGCTTAGTTCCAC
Coding sequences:
- a CDS encoding GNAT family N-acetyltransferase: MAGKQYVRLRPLTQKDLEAMAAWDDDEEIRFLLGLHLEEKERTYRQHCETLLGTPANRLWAIEVTPDRFIGEVELSQITWRTKEAELKICIGDPGFRGQGLGGRAIEAVLAIAFNELKLKRVYLRVYHYNRRAIRCYLRCGFKKEAVLRNRRRFYGQNYDVYLMYIDRDTYTRKTGGQEMAGRHSTSNWLTSLPGGGYNR